Proteins encoded together in one Vanessa cardui chromosome 19, ilVanCard2.1, whole genome shotgun sequence window:
- the LOC124537986 gene encoding protein ANTAGONIST OF LIKE HETEROCHROMATIN PROTEIN 1-like codes for MEDDTSNDETLEEDYRHRRRRLIIAYCMKKKRKHRYWISQHIQSWKTSSEFNTLFNELDDENFKMYYRVSRQQFDELLTMIAKDIAKIDTNFRKAISPEERLAICLRFLATGDSYKTIGYNYRVGDRSVSRIVENVCQAVWNHLQPIYMCLPTEREWKEIAENFMLKWQFPNCIGAVDGKHISIKCPPHSGSQYFNYKHFHSVVLLAVVDANKKFIIIDIGSMGRFSDGGIFSDSAFGRRLQNNELNLPSDQPLLQGGTAIPYVFIGDQAFPLQKHFMRPYPQSACRNSREKRNFNYRLSRARNVVENAFGILSMRFRIFRRPLECKVESVDLITKAACVLHNYLSTNQTIIAFDEASAEDGSVLRSVGQLHDNVRATREAFHVRESFCNHFNNNNIN; via the exons ATGGAAGACGACACGAGTAATGACGAAACTTTAGAGGAGGACTATCGTCATAGGAGAAGAAGATTGATTATTGCTTATTGTATGAAGAAAAAACGGAAACATAGATACTGGATAAGTCAACACATTCAGTCCTGGAAAACAAGCAGCGAATTTAACACTTTGTTTAATGAACTAGACGACGAAAATTTTAAGATGTACTATCGTGTATCGAGACAACAGTTTGATGAGTTACTTACAATGATTGCCAAGGATATTGCTAAGATTGATACTAATTTTCGAAAAGCTATATCGCCAGAAGAAAGATTGGCTATTTGTTTGAG GTTTTTGGCAACAGGGGACTCCTACAAAACAATTGGATACAATTATAGAGTGGGTGACAGATCAGTTTCTAGGATTGTAGAAAACGTCTGCCAAGCAGTTTGGAATCATTTACAACCAATTTACATGTGTTTGCCGACTGAAAGAGAATGGAAAGAAATTGCTGAAAATTTTATGCTGAAATGGCAATTCCCCAACTGTATTGGAGCAGTCGACGGCAAGCATATATCCATAAAATGCCCACCTCATTCAGGTTctcagtattttaattataaacatttccaTTCTGTAGTATTACTCGCAGTTGTTGATGCAAACaagaagtttattattatagatattggtTCCATGGGCAGATTTAGTGATGGTGGTATTTTTTCTGATAGTGCATTTGGACGAAGGCTACAAAATAACGAATTAAATTTGCCTAGTGACCAACCTTTACTACAAGGTGGTACTGCAATACCTTACGTATTTATAGGTGACCAGGCATTTcctttacaaaaacattttatgagaCCATACCCACAAAGCGCATGTCGTAACAGTAGAGAAAAAAGGAACTTTAATTATCGTCTCAGCAGAGCGCGAAATGTGGTAGAAAATGCCTTTGGTATTTTGTCAATGCGATTTCGGATATTTCGTCGGCCATTAGAGTGTAAAGTAGAATCAGttgatttaataacaaaagctGCTTGCGTGCTACACAATTATCTTTCAACTAATCAAACAATAATAGCTTTTGATGAAGCAAGTGCTGAGGACGGATCAGTTTTACGATCAGTGGGACAACTACATGACAATGTACGAGCAACAAGAGAAGCATTTCATGTAAGAGAATCCTTTTGTAAtcattttaacaataacaatataaattaa
- the LOC124537751 gene encoding uncharacterized protein LOC124537751: protein MDSDEEVLLLVLLLRQKHKRRRTRASPMFSLKYKTGDFYTLYPRLKESSAEFLNYFRMSRECFYELYHFVKNGIQRQETKFKNTISAEERLVITIRYLSTGCTMTDLHHSYQHGVSTISGVIKDTCQEIYKVLKDICIPDLKKEDWLQIAQGFETKANFPNCLGAIDGKHLRIIKPTRSGSLYYNYKHFFSIVLLAICDSNYKFIYIDVGSYGKASDSQIFRNSSFFNKLQNNNLDIPSPAPIQDNGPPLPFIFVGDEAFAVSNFIQRPFSGNFLEGKKKFLTTACHVHAGTLSVHLVL from the exons ATGGACTCTGACGAGGAAGTGTTATTGTTAGTTCTCTTGCTTCGGCAAAAACATAAACGACGCCGTACTAGGGCGTCGCCaatgttttctttaaaatataaaactggtGATTTTTATACACTTTACCCTAGATTAAAAGAAAGCTCAGCTGAATTTTTGAACTATTTTAGAATGTCTAGAGAATGTTTCTATGAATTATATCACTTtgttaaaaatggaatacaacGTCAAGaaactaaattcaaaaatactaTATCCGCCGAAGAGAGACTTGTGATAACGATAAG atattTATCAACTGGCTGTACTATGACTGATCTGCATCACTCTTACCAACATGGCGTCTCAACAATTAGTGGAGTTATTAAAGATACATGTCAAGAGATATACAAAGTTTTGAAAGATATCTGTATACCTGATCTTAAAAAGGAGGATTGGTTACAAATAGCTCAAGGGTTTGAAACAAAAGCAAATTTTCCTAATTGCTTGGGAGCTATAGACGGCAAACATCTGAGAATAATAAAACCGACAAGAAGTGGATCGTTGTATTACAACTATAAGCATTTCTTTTCTATTGTTTTGTTGGCTATTTGCgattctaattataaatttatttatattgatgtcGGTTCCTATGGGAAGGCTTCAGATTCACAAATATTTCGAAACAGTAGTTTTTTTAACAAGcttcaaaacaataatttagatATACCAAGTCCTGCACCAATACAAGACAATGGGCCACCACtaccttttatttttgttggcGACGAAGCATTTGCCGTCAGCAACTTCATACAACGGCCATTTAGTGGAAACTTTTTGGAGgggaaaaaaaaatttttaactaCCGCCTGTCACGTGCACGCCGGTACATTGAGTGTACATTTGGTATTATGA
- the LOC124537752 gene encoding uncharacterized protein LOC124537752 has protein sequence MIAVAECKSGAPVETTATKYGLPYATLYRHMKSGSSSAQLGRFRKVFTDAQEADLQEYLREMDSVFYGLTREDFKKLVYVYAKKNNLARPPSWDKNEKAGDDWLAGFLGRNPSICLRVPEATSVARVKGFNRPQVERFYELLSEQVEKHKIDGSRIYNVDETGIQTSTNKPPKVLSTKGKKQVGVIASTERGQTTTIVCCCNASGSFIPPFMIFARKRMQDRLLDGSPPETQGTCSPSGWINGEIFLEWIRFFTYHVRPTAERKVLLILDNHESHKFYPALEYASQNHVILLSLPPHTSNKLQPLDVAVYGPLKIFFEQEINRFQKAHPGRIVNQYDVARLFTPAYLKCATANNAVKDYAPSSTSLCDRNVANQDDGLQTLANQDNSELPSTSRKRAQHEAVETNQSVTLHEVDDETSTEVDKSSGPNSEPPARQEVSLESNIQGSSRGPSTSNLVAFEMAVDAERSSTLSLRKFRKENKTSNSSKVSMPELDKATLVPSTPEKIGPEKDDSTKDEDVVLKRDCALPTEIISLPEFIDSTTTSIVDLNELDPLQSMMDEENDSCMEKGPEPSASAIYFSPKEIKPLPTPCVPMRRFQFRRLVPNCCSPGIVLRTGGYDFSYKMFRRKVVRQQCGARPLAARQQPVSVVVR, from the exons ATGATTGCTGTGGCAGAATGCAAGTCTGGGGCTCCAGTGGAAACGACAGCTACAAAATATGGCTTACCTTATGCTACACTTTATCGGCATATGAAAAGTGGTAGTTCATCTGCTCAGCTTGGCCGATTTCGCAAAGTATTTACTGACGCACAAGAAGCCGATCTTCAAGAATATTTAAGAGAGATGGACAGTGTTTTTTATGGATTGACTCGTGAAGATTTCAAAAAATTAGTCTATGTTTACGCAAAGAAAAATAATCTTGCACGTCCACCAAGTTGGGACAAAAATGAGAAAGCAGGAGATGACTGGTTAGCTGGTTTTTTGGGTAGAAATCCATCCATTTGCCTCAGAGTTCCAGAAGCGACTTCAGTTGCCAGGGTTAAAGGCTTTAATCGTCCTCAAGTCGAACGGTTCTACGAGCTGCTGTCGGAACAGGTAGAAAAACACAAGATCGATGGTAGCAGGATATACAATGTCGATGAAACCGGGATACAAACGTCAACAAATAAGCCACCTAAGGTTCTTTCTACTAAGGGTAAGAAGCAGGTAGGGGTCATTGCTAGCACGGAACGAGGACAAACCACAACAATTGTGTGTTGCTGCAATGCATCTGGATCATTTATACCACCATTCATGATATTTGCACGCAAAAGGATGCAAGATCGCCTGTTGGATGGTTCTCCTCCAGAAACACAAGGAACTTGCTCTCCATCTGGGTGGATTAATGgagaaatatttttggaatgGATCAGGTTTTTTACTTACCATGTACGACCCACTGCAGAGAGGAAGGTTTTACTAATATTGGATAATCATGAAAGCCACAAATTTTATCCTGCCCTGGAGTATGCAAGTCAAAACCATGTAATTCTCTTGTCCCTACCCCCTCACACATCAAACAAGTTACAACCTTTGGATGTTGCCGTATATGGCCCcctaaaaatattctttgaacAAGAAATAAACCGATTCCAAAAGGCGCATCCAGGAAGGATTGTCAACCAATATGACGTGGCGAGATTGTTCACTCCTGCATATCTGAAATGTGCTACTGCCAACAATGCTGTCAAAG ACTACGCACCGTCTTCAACAAGCCTCTGTGATCGTAATGTCGCTAATCAAGATGATGGTCTTCAAACGTTAGCTAATCAAGATAATTCCGAACTCCCTTCGACATCTAGAAAAAGAGCTCAACACGAGGCGGTTGAAACCAACCAATCTGTGACTTTACATGAGGTGGATGATGAAACATCAACTGAAGTTGATAAATCTTCAGGTCCAAACAGTGAACCGCCAGCTCGTCAGGAAGTAAGTTTGGAATCAAACATTCAAGGATCATCAAGAGGTCCTTCCACATCAAACTTGGTAGCGTTCGAAATGGCTGTTGATGCAGAAAGATCCTCAACACTAAGTCTTAGAAAgtttagaaaagaaaataagactTCAAACAGTTCTAAAGTGTCTATGCCAGAATTAGACAAAGCAACTTTGGTTCCTTCAACGCCTGAAAAAATTGGACCTGAAAAAGATGATTCTACTAAAGATGAAGATGTGGTTTTGAAACGGGACTGTGCCTTGCCTACAGAGATCATATCTTTGCCTGAATTTATTGATTCTACCACAACGTCAATTGTAGATCTCAATGAGCTAGACCCACTTCAAAGCATGATGGATGAAGAAAATGATTCCTGCATGGAAAAAGGTCCAGAACCATCTGCTTCTGCAATTTATTTCAGCCCCAAAGAGATTAAACCCCTTCCAACACCATGTGTGCCAATGA GGCGCTTTCAATTTAGACGATTGGTGCCGAACTGCTGCAGTCCGGGTATCGTACTGCGCACGGGCGGTTATGatttttcatacaaaatgtTTCGACGCAAAGTCGTGCGACAGCAGTGCGGCGCACGTCCGTTGGCGGCACGGCAACAACCTGTCTCAGTCGTTGTTCGCTAG
- the LOC124537866 gene encoding piggyBac transposable element-derived protein 4-like produces the protein MDQPSTSRAEHEIENILRTMESPRDILPDEENLFTDQDLYGILLGETLEDDWIDLAEEEVVTTENEQPVLRDAEVLQEGTWTMGNPALENIIPFTGNPGLKKNMTGTEPIDFFNLLFNNHFYDLIITCTNANGEILKSTSTGHTRFKRWKPISLPEFQTFIGIIFLMGLIKLNRLTDYWKKHYLFDFTLKNYMSRNRFFMILRALNVQNIPGNESIKKVCSLIDIFNKTLEEIYYPSKELTVDESLILWTGRLRFRQYMKNKVHKYGIKLYMLAENNGICMKIHLYAGAQDNVVGGRDHVKKVLRLLTQNYLNVGHSIYVNNFYASVDMANELLNNNTYLTGTLRQNKKGNPKDLINTKLQKNEACIMHNNKNVTVTKWLDKREVCFVSSEQNSEYIFLCHQFDIKYEDSLIFEPNVYNSC, from the coding sequence ATGGATCAACCGTCGACTTCTAGAGCAGAAcatgaaatagaaaatattttgaggACAATGGAGTCTCCAAGAGATATACTTCCAGACGAGGAGAATCTATTTACGGACCAGGACTTATATGGCATACTGCTGGGAGAAACTTTGGAAGATGATTGGATAGATTTGGCTGAGGAAGAGGTAGTTACTACCGAAAATGAGCAACCAGTACTGCGAGACGCGGAAGTACTTCAAGAAGGAACCTGGACCATGGGTAATCCAGCTCTTGAAAATATAATTCCGTTTACTGGCAACCCtggtcttaaaaaaaatatgaccgGAACTGAaccaattgatttttttaatttgttattcaaCAATCATTTTTATGATCTTATAATAACGTGTACAAACGCAAATGGTGAAATCCTGAAATCCACGAGTACAGGGCATACACGATTCAAAAGGTGGAAACCAATATCTTTGCCAGAATTCCAGACCTTTATTGGCATTATTTTCCTAATgggattaataaaattaaatcggcTCACTGATTACtggaaaaaacattatttatttgattttacattaaaaaactaCATGTCAAGAAATAGATTCTTCATGATTTTAAGAGCGTTGAATGTTCAAAATATTCCAGGCAATGAAAGCATTAAAAAGGTATGCTCAttaattgacatatttaataaaacattagaaGAAATATATTATCCAAGTAAAGAGTTGACTGTGGATGAATCTCTGATATTATGGACAGGTCGATTAAGATTTCgtcaatatatgaaaaataaagttcACAAATAtggcataaaattatatatgttagcCGAAAATAACGGTATCTGCatgaaaatacatttgtatGCTGGGGCTCAAGATAATGTAGTGGGTGGTCGTGATCACGTCAAAAAAGTATTACGTTTACTAActcaaaactatttaaatgttGGTCATTCtatatatgtaaacaatttttatgcAAGCGTTGATATGGCCaacgaattattaaataataacacatatTTAACCGGCACTTTAAGGCAAAATAAAAAAGGGAATCccaaagatttaattaatacaaaattacaaaaaaatgaagCATGTATTAtgcataacaataaaaatgtaacagtGACAAAATGGCTAGATAAGAGGGAGGTCTGTTTCGTGAGTTCTGAACAAAATagtgaatacatatttttatgtcaccaatttgatataaaatacgaagattCTTTGATTTTCGAGCCAAATGTTTACAACTCATGCTGA